A single window of Micrococcaceae bacterium Sec5.1 DNA harbors:
- a CDS encoding helix-turn-helix domain-containing protein, translating into MDTNALPGNILDPNCPSRVIFQRIGDKWASLVIQVLGDGPVRFSELRKMVNVVTPKVLTQTLRALERDGLITRTVHAQVPPRVDYELTPMGESLLQPLTLLRHWAESHVPTILEARDAYDDAQDEALLGSPK; encoded by the coding sequence ATGGATACTAATGCCCTGCCGGGGAACATCCTGGATCCCAATTGCCCATCCCGCGTGATCTTCCAAAGAATCGGCGACAAGTGGGCGTCTTTGGTGATCCAAGTCCTCGGTGATGGGCCCGTGCGGTTCTCGGAGCTGCGCAAGATGGTCAACGTTGTCACGCCGAAGGTCCTGACGCAGACCCTGCGTGCCCTGGAACGCGATGGGCTCATTACGCGGACCGTCCACGCTCAGGTGCCTCCGCGAGTGGATTACGAACTTACTCCAATGGGCGAATCCCTCCTGCAACCCCTCACACTTTTGCGTCATTGGGCCGAGAGCCACGTGCCTACGATTCTCGAAGCCCGCGACGCCTACGACGACGCGCAGGATGAAGCTTTGCTCGGCTCCCCCAAGTAA
- a CDS encoding NAD(P)H-binding protein, whose product MKIAVYGATGMVGTEIVNESINRGHEVTAISRKGAEIAGATAQVADMGDAEVFASIAKDHDVVVLATGPSRTGGDHGEWLDAMATAYSNAEGTRLMIVGGAGTLEVDGVRLLDSPDFPEAYKAEATTAAKALEAVKQTPEDVDWTVLAPAPVIQPGERTGEYNVAKDSPAGTSISSQDYAVAMLDEIESPAHRRARFTAAN is encoded by the coding sequence ATGAAAATCGCAGTCTACGGCGCAACGGGCATGGTGGGCACTGAAATCGTCAATGAATCCATCAACCGCGGCCATGAAGTGACGGCTATCTCCCGCAAGGGCGCCGAGATCGCCGGCGCAACTGCCCAGGTTGCCGATATGGGCGACGCTGAGGTCTTTGCCTCCATTGCAAAGGACCACGACGTCGTTGTGCTGGCTACGGGTCCCAGCCGCACCGGCGGGGATCACGGAGAGTGGCTCGATGCCATGGCCACTGCTTACAGCAACGCCGAAGGAACCCGCCTCATGATCGTTGGCGGTGCAGGCACCCTTGAGGTAGACGGCGTCCGGCTCCTCGACTCCCCGGACTTCCCCGAGGCATACAAAGCGGAGGCCACCACCGCCGCGAAGGCACTGGAAGCCGTCAAGCAGACTCCCGAGGACGTCGACTGGACCGTCCTTGCCCCCGCTCCGGTTATCCAGCCCGGCGAGCGTACCGGCGAATACAACGTGGCTAAGGATTCCCCCGCCGGAACCAGCATCTCCTCGCAGGACTACGCCGTTGCAATGCTGGATGAAATCGAAAGCCCGGCTCACCGCCGCGCACGCTTCACGGCCGCGAACTAA
- a CDS encoding NAD(P)/FAD-dependent oxidoreductase, with product MADVAVVGSGPNGLAAAVTMARAGLEVHLYEAADDIGGGTRTSELIKPGHLHDVCSAVHPMAVASPFFKEFNLSQRIELRVPEVQHGTPLDVGGAALAYQSLERTSMELGVDGPAYRRLIAPLLARVNGVVDFTSNQLLRVPKDPLAAVLFGLATLDQGTPFWGRRFREEAAPALLTGVMSHALGSQPALSSTGAGLMLAVLAHAGGWVVPVGGSAAIAGAMAEDLIAHGGTIHTGERVDSFDQVRPAKAILLDVAPPTLARLGGAEIPDNYRRALDAFRFGNAACKVDYILSEPVPWLASGLRRAGTVHVGGSRMAMAESENLVDMGKHPTEPYVLVSQPSLVDPSRAPAGRRILWTYCHVPADSDVDMAEAVTARIERYAPGFRDVVVASKTTTAVELAAYNENYVGGDFSAGLLDLRGLVQRPVVSNVPWRTPMPGVYLCSSSTPPGPGVTGMPGYHAAKHALKDIFQLPVPGLGLTVG from the coding sequence ATGGCTGATGTCGCCGTCGTCGGGTCCGGTCCCAATGGTCTTGCAGCGGCAGTGACCATGGCCCGGGCGGGGCTGGAGGTACATCTGTACGAGGCCGCCGATGACATCGGAGGCGGAACCCGGACAAGCGAGCTGATCAAGCCGGGACATCTGCACGACGTATGCTCCGCAGTGCATCCAATGGCAGTGGCGTCTCCTTTCTTCAAGGAATTCAATCTTTCGCAGCGCATTGAGCTGCGCGTGCCCGAAGTCCAGCACGGGACTCCTCTGGACGTGGGCGGAGCCGCCCTCGCTTACCAGTCCTTGGAACGGACATCCATGGAACTGGGGGTGGATGGTCCAGCGTACCGTCGGCTGATTGCGCCGCTTCTTGCGCGCGTCAATGGGGTGGTGGACTTTACGTCGAACCAGTTGCTCCGTGTGCCCAAGGACCCGCTTGCGGCTGTGTTGTTTGGCCTCGCAACCCTGGACCAAGGAACACCGTTCTGGGGACGGCGCTTCCGTGAAGAGGCTGCTCCGGCCTTACTGACAGGCGTGATGTCCCACGCTTTGGGCTCGCAGCCCGCGCTCAGTTCGACCGGTGCCGGACTCATGCTTGCCGTCCTGGCCCACGCCGGCGGATGGGTAGTGCCTGTGGGCGGTTCCGCAGCAATTGCAGGTGCGATGGCCGAGGACCTCATTGCCCACGGCGGAACCATCCACACCGGTGAGCGCGTGGATTCTTTCGATCAGGTCAGGCCGGCAAAGGCGATCCTGCTGGATGTTGCACCCCCGACGCTCGCACGTCTGGGTGGCGCTGAGATACCCGACAACTATCGTCGGGCTCTGGATGCATTCCGCTTCGGGAATGCAGCCTGCAAAGTGGACTACATCCTGTCCGAACCCGTTCCCTGGCTGGCCTCTGGCCTGAGGCGGGCGGGGACGGTTCATGTGGGCGGTTCGCGAATGGCCATGGCCGAATCCGAGAACCTCGTGGACATGGGCAAACACCCAACGGAGCCCTACGTGCTGGTTTCCCAGCCGTCCCTTGTGGACCCGTCGCGGGCGCCAGCGGGACGACGCATCCTGTGGACGTATTGCCATGTGCCAGCTGACTCTGATGTGGACATGGCTGAGGCTGTCACCGCACGGATTGAGCGATACGCGCCAGGCTTCCGGGACGTGGTGGTTGCCTCGAAGACCACGACGGCGGTTGAACTGGCCGCCTACAACGAAAACTACGTGGGGGGTGACTTCAGCGCGGGTCTGTTGGATTTGCGGGGCCTCGTGCAGAGGCCAGTGGTGTCCAACGTGCCGTGGCGTACGCCCATGCCGGGCGTCTATCTGTGTTCCTCTTCCACCCCACCCGGGCCTGGTGTTACGGGGATGCCCGGGTACCATGCGGCGAAACATGCCCTCAAGGACATATTCCAGCTACCGGTACCCGGGCTTGGCCTGACTGTGGGTTAA
- a CDS encoding histidine phosphatase family protein yields the protein MNAAISPRPQLWILRHGETEWSKSGQYTGLTDLPLTVEGEQQAVEARKVLEGIDFDLVLTSPLRRARRTAELAGFPDAVHEPLAVEWNYGDYEGVSSDLIRKDNPDYLIWTDGVPNGETLDEVAARADKIIGRVLESGMDNVLVVAHGHFSRILTARWLEMDAKEGRHFILGTAKVCTLGWDKRTPAIVRWGL from the coding sequence ATGAACGCCGCGATCTCCCCGCGTCCGCAACTTTGGATCCTTCGCCACGGCGAGACGGAATGGTCCAAGAGCGGCCAGTACACGGGTTTGACCGACCTTCCCTTGACCGTCGAGGGTGAGCAGCAGGCTGTCGAGGCGCGCAAAGTCCTTGAGGGCATCGACTTCGACTTGGTGCTGACCTCCCCACTGCGTCGCGCCCGCCGCACGGCAGAACTGGCCGGCTTCCCTGACGCCGTGCACGAGCCACTGGCAGTGGAATGGAACTACGGAGACTACGAGGGCGTCAGCTCCGACCTCATCCGCAAGGACAACCCGGACTACCTCATCTGGACGGACGGCGTGCCCAACGGGGAAACGCTGGACGAAGTGGCCGCCCGCGCTGACAAGATCATTGGACGTGTCCTGGAGTCGGGAATGGACAATGTGCTGGTAGTGGCACACGGGCATTTCTCCCGTATTCTTACGGCCCGGTGGCTGGAAATGGATGCCAAGGAAGGCCGCCACTTCATTCTTGGAACTGCCAAGGTTTGCACGCTTGGATGGGATAAGCGGACGCCGGCGATTGTCCGTTGGGGCCTCTGA
- a CDS encoding glycosyltransferase 87 family protein, whose product MQETKPHRQRKRARFVVPSRSDSLLRNFTEVVGGPLGRHSAPGQISPAPFTVERVLVILTVIAALLAVLAKDYCRVNGWETPTQFYATCYSDFPELFRNRGLGDGVFPFFTQGSLFEYPVLMGIVAGLTALLVPGQGVSSERILGYFDVNATLIVAVWIITVLLTARMNKRRPWDAAMVALAPGIVLAGFINWDMWAVALLALAMYFFSRDKLILAGICIGLGTATKLYPVLILGAILVLALRSGRLRAFFMTAAAAAASWLAVNLPIAAMNPSGWRYFFEFTQERPAGYSSPWFAFNLVADRLQWSQLNAVTINSLALNLFVIACALIGALALAAPRRPRLAQLAFLIVAAFILTNKVYSPQFVIWLIPLLALARPRWRDFLVWQAAEGLHWAAIWMYLGQATSGGSVQHNIDTSYYVLAVALHMVATAYLMARVVMDIWDPSQDPLRAFGEDDPHGGPFEGTKDWLRINVLHPSTSVLPWRSRVESAEPEAPRQLEVGSDG is encoded by the coding sequence ATGCAGGAGACGAAGCCGCACCGGCAGCGAAAACGTGCCCGCTTTGTGGTTCCAAGCCGCAGCGACTCCCTGCTTCGTAACTTCACGGAGGTTGTAGGTGGGCCCTTGGGCCGCCACTCGGCCCCAGGACAGATCTCCCCCGCACCGTTCACGGTAGAACGCGTCCTCGTTATCCTCACCGTGATCGCTGCTTTGCTGGCGGTGCTGGCGAAGGACTATTGCCGCGTCAATGGTTGGGAGACGCCCACACAGTTTTACGCCACGTGCTACTCCGACTTCCCCGAGCTCTTCCGCAACCGCGGCCTGGGCGATGGAGTGTTCCCCTTCTTCACGCAAGGCAGCTTGTTTGAGTACCCGGTCCTCATGGGGATCGTCGCAGGACTGACCGCACTGCTGGTGCCTGGCCAAGGGGTGAGTAGCGAACGCATTCTGGGTTACTTCGACGTCAACGCAACGCTGATCGTTGCCGTATGGATAATTACCGTCCTCCTGACCGCCCGAATGAACAAGCGCCGCCCCTGGGATGCCGCCATGGTGGCTTTGGCCCCGGGAATCGTCCTTGCGGGGTTCATCAACTGGGACATGTGGGCGGTGGCCCTCCTCGCGCTGGCCATGTACTTCTTCTCCCGCGACAAGTTGATCCTGGCGGGAATCTGCATAGGGCTGGGAACAGCCACCAAGCTGTACCCTGTCCTCATTCTGGGTGCCATTTTGGTGTTGGCCCTGCGCAGTGGCCGTTTGAGGGCCTTCTTCATGACAGCCGCCGCGGCCGCTGCGTCATGGCTGGCCGTCAACCTTCCCATCGCGGCAATGAACCCTTCGGGCTGGCGCTACTTCTTTGAGTTCACCCAGGAACGGCCCGCCGGATACAGCTCTCCCTGGTTCGCGTTCAACCTCGTTGCCGATCGGCTTCAATGGAGCCAACTCAACGCCGTCACGATCAACTCGCTCGCGCTGAACCTGTTCGTCATTGCGTGCGCGTTGATCGGTGCCCTGGCTTTGGCGGCGCCCAGGCGCCCGCGCCTCGCCCAGTTGGCCTTCCTGATTGTGGCCGCGTTCATCCTCACCAACAAGGTGTACTCGCCCCAGTTCGTCATCTGGCTCATTCCCCTACTTGCACTCGCGAGACCGCGCTGGCGGGACTTCCTGGTCTGGCAGGCCGCCGAAGGTCTGCACTGGGCCGCCATCTGGATGTACCTGGGCCAAGCGACCAGCGGCGGGTCCGTGCAGCACAACATAGACACGTCCTACTACGTCCTGGCCGTGGCCCTGCACATGGTTGCAACGGCGTACCTGATGGCAAGGGTGGTGATGGATATCTGGGATCCATCGCAGGATCCCCTACGTGCTTTCGGCGAAGACGATCCCCATGGCGGGCCTTTCGAGGGCACCAAGGATTGGCTCAGGATTAACGTTCTCCATCCGTCCACGTCGGTTCTCCCTTGGCGTTCAAGGGTTGAGTCGGCCGAGCCTGAAGCACCCCGGCAGTTGGAGGTGGGTAGCGATGGCTGA